A single region of the Lysinibacillus sp. B2A1 genome encodes:
- a CDS encoding spore germination protein, protein MTNKLFNSLEEAENFLIEQFGDGESFDVGIKHLFVKDLPVLCAYISGLVDGEALTQLLSNMLPDEDIEIDLEDEKEYFESYFNFHGRSEETERKAYLLAILSGQVTFITKSGYCYVAELRNYPGRSPEEPDNEKVIRGSRDGFTEGISQNTALIRRRIRNSNLRFELHKVSKIGQTDVALAFIKDIANTEMLDKLRQRIGQIEHDGLTMADKSLEEWLFKQKFHPVPFVRYSERPDIVAAHLLEGHIAIIVDTSPSVIIVPATVFHLLQHAEEYRQAPLVGTFVRFMRYFGAIMGLLLLPLWYVFATNPSILPDAISFLGEEKKSHIPLLLQILIGDIGIEFLRMAAIHTPSPLSTAMGLVAGVIIGQIAIDVGLFSSEVVLYTAVAAILTFIIPTYELSISVKLFRLALLIMTGLWGVNGLFIGIFLLFTYLCSLRPMQAPYMWPLIPFFPVAMLRVLIRFPMTADALRPYVVASKQRKRS, encoded by the coding sequence ATGACAAATAAATTATTTAACAGCTTAGAAGAAGCCGAAAATTTTCTTATTGAACAATTTGGTGACGGCGAATCATTTGACGTTGGTATCAAGCATTTATTTGTCAAGGATTTGCCGGTTCTTTGTGCATATATAAGTGGACTTGTAGATGGGGAGGCATTAACCCAGTTACTGTCTAATATGTTGCCTGATGAGGACATTGAAATTGATTTGGAGGATGAAAAAGAGTATTTTGAATCCTATTTTAACTTTCATGGTCGCTCAGAGGAAACGGAACGTAAAGCTTATTTATTAGCTATTTTAAGTGGGCAAGTAACCTTTATTACCAAAAGCGGCTACTGCTATGTTGCTGAACTACGAAATTATCCAGGGCGCTCTCCCGAGGAGCCAGATAATGAAAAAGTTATACGTGGTTCAAGGGACGGTTTTACAGAAGGGATTTCTCAAAATACGGCTTTAATACGTAGGCGTATTCGCAACAGCAATTTGCGTTTCGAGCTACATAAAGTATCCAAAATTGGTCAAACCGATGTTGCTCTAGCGTTTATAAAGGATATTGCGAATACTGAAATGCTCGATAAATTGCGACAGCGTATCGGTCAGATTGAGCACGATGGCTTAACAATGGCAGATAAATCACTTGAGGAATGGCTGTTTAAACAAAAGTTTCATCCAGTTCCATTTGTACGTTACTCAGAACGACCAGATATTGTTGCAGCACATTTACTAGAAGGACATATTGCAATCATTGTGGATACATCCCCTTCAGTCATCATTGTTCCTGCAACTGTATTTCATTTATTACAGCATGCGGAGGAGTATAGACAGGCACCTTTAGTTGGTACTTTTGTTCGATTTATGCGTTATTTTGGTGCCATTATGGGTTTGCTGTTATTACCACTTTGGTATGTATTTGCAACAAATCCATCCATATTGCCGGATGCTATTTCCTTTTTAGGTGAAGAGAAAAAATCACATATTCCATTATTGCTGCAAATTCTAATTGGCGATATAGGAATTGAGTTTTTGAGAATGGCCGCCATTCATACCCCGTCCCCATTGTCTACTGCGATGGGCTTAGTTGCGGGGGTAATTATTGGTCAAATTGCCATTGATGTTGGATTGTTCTCATCAGAGGTTGTGTTATACACCGCAGTTGCTGCTATTCTAACATTTATTATTCCGACCTATGAACTAAGTATTTCTGTGAAGCTCTTTAGATTAGCATTATTAATTATGACAGGTCTTTGGGGTGTGAACGGGTTATTTATAGGCATTTTTCTATTATTTACGTATTTATGTTCGTTACGTCCGATGCAGGCGCCTTATATGTGGCCGTTAATTCCATTCTTTCCAGTAGCAATGCTTCGTGTGCTGATCCGTTTCCCAATGACAGCAGATGCATTAAGACCTTATGTAGTCGCTTCCAAACAGCGAAAAAGATCATAG
- the lysA gene encoding diaminopimelate decarboxylase, with translation MHLYGTQAISEKGHLTIGQVDTLELAKEYGTPLFVYDTALIRKRARGFIDTFKKLGVKAEVAYASKAFACVAVYQLAAEENLSLDVVSGGELFTALKAGFPVERIHFHGNNKSIAELELAFDAKIGCIVVDNFYEIQLLKEISERRQQKMRILLRVTPGVEAHTHDFITTGQADSKFGFDLNNGQADEAFQQTFNHPYLELLGLHCHIGSQIFDTAGFGLAGEKLIDKISDWYKVHDFTCTVLNLGGGFGIRYTEEDAPLEPQVYVEDMITVVKNKATVLGLRMPEIWIEPGRSLVGDAGTSLYTIGSQKTVPDVRKYIAIDGGMSDNIRPALYDAKYEAVIANKASEPKSETYTVAGKLCESGDKLIIDAKLQEAASEDVLAIFCTGAYGYSMASNYNRVPRPAVVFVEDGKHQLAIRRESYEDIVQNDLPLTLKKGE, from the coding sequence ATGCATTTATATGGGACACAAGCAATTTCTGAAAAAGGTCATTTAACAATAGGACAGGTAGATACACTAGAGCTTGCCAAAGAATACGGTACACCTTTATTTGTGTACGATACAGCGCTTATTCGTAAGCGTGCACGCGGCTTTATTGATACGTTTAAAAAACTAGGCGTTAAAGCAGAAGTAGCTTATGCTTCAAAGGCATTTGCATGTGTAGCTGTGTACCAATTAGCGGCCGAGGAAAATTTATCGTTGGATGTAGTCTCAGGAGGAGAATTATTTACAGCGTTAAAAGCTGGATTTCCTGTTGAGCGTATTCATTTCCATGGTAACAATAAAAGCATAGCTGAATTAGAGTTAGCCTTTGATGCCAAAATTGGTTGTATTGTCGTAGATAATTTCTATGAAATTCAGTTATTAAAAGAAATTTCAGAGCGCCGTCAACAAAAAATGCGTATATTATTGCGTGTCACTCCAGGTGTCGAAGCACATACACACGATTTTATTACGACTGGTCAAGCAGATTCTAAATTTGGTTTCGATTTAAATAATGGTCAAGCAGATGAAGCGTTCCAACAAACATTTAACCATCCATATTTAGAACTCCTAGGTTTACACTGCCATATTGGCTCACAAATTTTTGACACAGCTGGCTTTGGCTTAGCGGGGGAAAAATTAATCGATAAAATTTCGGATTGGTACAAGGTTCACGATTTTACATGTACTGTGTTAAACTTAGGGGGAGGCTTCGGAATTCGTTATACAGAAGAAGATGCACCTCTTGAGCCACAAGTATATGTAGAAGATATGATTACAGTCGTCAAAAATAAAGCGACTGTACTTGGACTTAGAATGCCAGAAATTTGGATTGAACCAGGTCGTTCACTTGTAGGCGATGCAGGTACGTCTCTTTATACGATTGGTTCACAAAAAACAGTGCCAGACGTACGTAAATATATAGCTATAGATGGAGGCATGAGCGATAATATCCGTCCAGCGCTATACGATGCGAAATATGAGGCTGTCATTGCAAATAAAGCAAGTGAACCAAAAAGTGAAACATATACAGTGGCTGGAAAGCTTTGCGAATCTGGTGATAAATTAATTATCGATGCAAAACTTCAGGAAGCAGCTTCTGAAGATGTATTAGCAATCTTCTGTACTGGCGCGTACGGATATTCTATGGCAAGTAACTACAATCGTGTTCCACGACCAGCTGTAGTGTTCGTAGAAGATGGTAAGCATCAGTTAGCAATTCGACGCGAAAGTTATGAAGATATTGTGCAAAACGATCTCCCGCTTACGTTAAAAAAGGGTGAGTAA
- a CDS encoding GNAT family N-acetyltransferase — MLIRYKKAFEKIAMGLLSFMPNEKDIKKLTETIHSYENNDNWVLYLWKKNDEYVGIVGLVTDDNNIATIQHVSVVPSYRGEGVAKEMLQEVAELGQFENVRATDETRKFVRKCINCMDEEADEH, encoded by the coding sequence ATGTTAATTCGATATAAAAAAGCTTTCGAGAAAATAGCAATGGGGCTACTCTCGTTTATGCCTAACGAAAAAGACATAAAAAAGCTCACAGAGACAATCCACTCCTATGAAAATAATGATAACTGGGTATTATATTTATGGAAAAAGAATGATGAGTATGTTGGCATTGTCGGATTGGTAACTGACGATAATAATATTGCTACGATTCAGCATGTATCCGTTGTCCCTTCTTACAGAGGAGAGGGCGTTGCGAAGGAAATGCTGCAGGAAGTGGCTGAACTTGGTCAGTTCGAAAATGTGCGCGCAACAGATGAAACACGTAAATTTGTTCGAAAATGTATAAATTGTATGGATGAAGAAGCAGACGAGCATTAA
- a CDS encoding DUF309 domain-containing protein, with product MHPQHHTLFIDYCAYFNGNHDFFECHEVLEEYWKDIAPGDKKHPLVGYVQLATGLYHWRRHNYTGAARILEKAFNNFQSNRNDIFFTEINYDKLMLHLAEVLSAIHTGRPFQAFQLPLSPALEDLTITRIQLLPNSNANYLLHKHMLRDRSHILAERQESKHRKSRR from the coding sequence ATGCATCCACAGCATCATACTTTATTTATCGACTACTGCGCATATTTCAATGGCAACCATGATTTTTTTGAATGTCATGAAGTTCTTGAGGAATACTGGAAGGATATTGCTCCAGGTGATAAAAAACATCCGCTCGTAGGATATGTACAGCTTGCAACGGGCCTATATCATTGGCGACGTCACAATTATACTGGTGCAGCACGAATCCTCGAGAAAGCATTCAATAATTTTCAATCTAATCGTAACGATATCTTTTTTACAGAAATTAACTACGATAAACTAATGTTACATCTTGCCGAGGTGCTTTCTGCTATCCACACAGGTAGACCCTTCCAAGCCTTTCAGTTACCCCTTTCTCCTGCATTGGAAGATTTAACAATCACTCGCATACAACTTTTACCAAACAGTAACGCTAACTATCTTCTTCATAAACATATGCTTCGAGATCGCTCACATATTCTTGCAGAAAGACAAGAAAGTAAACATAGAAAAAGCAGACGTTAA
- a CDS encoding segregation/condensation protein A translates to MSYEVKLDAFSGPLDLLLHLIHRLEIDIYDIPMAEITQQYIDHIHAMQVLELNEASEYLVMAATLLAIKSRMLLPIHEGELEDAELEVDGPDPREELVLRLIEYKKYKEAASNLQELETDRAQVFTRPPADLSGLASDEQMALFDMNVNIYDMLGAFQKLMRRKKLKKPLKTTVARQERSVRDQMRSVVDSLRSTGGRASFFALFPYEDKPTLILTFLSLLELMKRQVVIVEQDGNFEELTVTLQKEDWDDDENNDATE, encoded by the coding sequence ATGTCTTATGAAGTAAAATTAGATGCCTTTTCAGGGCCTCTTGATTTATTATTGCATTTAATTCACAGATTGGAAATTGATATCTATGATATCCCAATGGCTGAAATTACTCAACAATATATTGATCATATACATGCTATGCAAGTACTGGAATTAAATGAAGCTAGTGAATATTTAGTGATGGCTGCAACATTACTGGCAATTAAAAGCCGTATGCTCTTGCCGATTCATGAAGGTGAGCTGGAGGATGCCGAATTAGAAGTGGATGGCCCAGACCCTCGTGAAGAACTTGTACTACGTTTAATTGAGTATAAGAAATATAAGGAAGCGGCTAGTAATCTGCAAGAGCTTGAAACAGACCGAGCACAAGTATTTACTAGGCCGCCAGCAGATTTATCGGGATTAGCCTCAGATGAGCAAATGGCGTTATTTGATATGAATGTCAACATCTATGATATGCTTGGTGCTTTTCAAAAGCTGATGCGCCGAAAGAAATTGAAAAAACCATTAAAGACAACTGTTGCAAGACAGGAGCGTTCAGTGCGTGACCAAATGCGCTCAGTTGTTGATTCATTACGTTCCACAGGTGGACGTGCATCATTTTTCGCGCTTTTTCCCTATGAAGATAAGCCAACGCTTATTCTGACGTTTTTATCACTACTTGAGCTGATGAAACGTCAGGTCGTCATCGTAGAGCAAGACGGTAACTTTGAAGAATTAACGGTTACCTTACAGAAGGAGGATTGGGATGATGACGAAAACAATGATGCTACAGAGTAG
- the scpB gene encoding SMC-Scp complex subunit ScpB, which translates to MTKTMMLQSRIEALLFVVGDDGLTIKQLSQLLGEAEEPVVQAMQALRVSYEEDLARGITVKEMAGVYQLITKSELADAIQRLVENPTVQSLSQASLEVLAIVAYKQPITRVAIEDLRGVKCERPIQTLVSRALIKEVGRSEGTGRAILYGTTKEFLNYFGLNSIEEMPPLPEEENVETEKETDLFMTKFQETFSGIK; encoded by the coding sequence ATGACGAAAACAATGATGCTACAGAGTAGAATTGAAGCTTTATTATTTGTTGTCGGAGATGATGGTTTAACCATCAAACAATTATCACAGCTATTAGGCGAGGCCGAAGAACCTGTTGTACAGGCTATGCAGGCATTACGTGTAAGCTATGAAGAGGATTTAGCGAGGGGCATAACCGTCAAAGAGATGGCAGGTGTTTATCAGCTAATAACAAAGTCTGAGCTTGCAGATGCTATTCAAAGATTAGTAGAAAATCCTACTGTCCAATCATTATCTCAAGCGTCACTTGAGGTACTTGCGATTGTGGCCTATAAGCAGCCAATTACACGTGTAGCCATTGAGGATTTGCGCGGTGTGAAGTGTGAAAGGCCTATACAAACGCTTGTTTCTAGAGCATTAATTAAAGAGGTTGGCCGTTCAGAAGGGACAGGTCGTGCAATTCTATATGGGACTACTAAAGAGTTTTTAAACTACTTTGGATTAAATAGTATTGAAGAAATGCCGCCTCTACCTGAGGAAGAAAACGTTGAAACAGAGAAAGAAACAGATTTATTTATGACGAAATTCCAAGAAACTTTTAGTGGGATAAAGTAA
- a CDS encoding D-alanyl-D-alanine carboxypeptidase: MLRLVRVLLFMFVVLMLMLPQTSLARGGSGYVVLDGDTGRVLFESNSDARLPIASLTKIWTALVAIENSDLQEEVVISPRAAMAEGSSIYLQAGEKVTVETLLYGLMLRSGNDAATALAEHAGGSVEGFVKLMNERAVVAGLTNTVFMNPSGLHHDEHLSSARDTAEMLRIALQNNTFKSIASTVLYRADTENGMLWENKHRLLREGAGTAANLDDEMKQPVSSLKTATGTAFAGKTGFTKVAGRTLATAFQNDGQTCIVVTLNESDDWNVHRGLANKVWEEYNLETVVKKGKYNVNKKVAIRLEQPIRLQLTKEEKDSVRQVLHVSRKRQEAVLSIFIGEERIYAKAVTVESADR; the protein is encoded by the coding sequence TTGCTTCGGTTAGTACGTGTACTATTGTTCATGTTTGTCGTGTTAATGCTTATGCTTCCGCAAACCAGCCTAGCAAGAGGAGGCAGTGGATATGTTGTCCTTGATGGTGATACGGGTCGTGTTTTATTTGAATCTAATAGTGATGCACGGCTACCCATTGCCAGCTTAACAAAAATTTGGACAGCGCTTGTTGCTATTGAAAACAGTGATCTTCAGGAGGAAGTGGTTATTTCACCAAGGGCTGCGATGGCTGAAGGCTCATCAATTTACTTGCAAGCAGGTGAAAAGGTAACGGTTGAAACGCTATTATATGGTTTAATGCTGCGCTCAGGAAATGATGCAGCAACAGCTTTAGCAGAGCATGCTGGAGGGTCAGTAGAAGGATTTGTCAAATTAATGAATGAGCGAGCTGTTGTAGCTGGTCTCACAAATACCGTTTTTATGAATCCTTCTGGCTTACATCATGATGAGCATCTATCATCAGCTAGGGATACTGCAGAGATGCTGAGGATCGCCCTTCAAAATAATACCTTCAAGTCAATTGCATCAACTGTTTTATATCGGGCTGATACAGAAAATGGAATGCTTTGGGAAAATAAGCATCGTTTATTACGAGAGGGAGCAGGGACTGCTGCTAACTTAGATGACGAAATGAAACAGCCAGTGAGTTCCTTAAAAACTGCAACGGGTACAGCCTTTGCTGGAAAAACGGGTTTTACAAAGGTTGCTGGTCGCACACTGGCTACTGCCTTTCAAAATGATGGGCAAACTTGTATCGTTGTCACGCTGAATGAATCCGATGATTGGAATGTACATCGGGGGTTAGCCAATAAAGTGTGGGAAGAGTACAATCTTGAGACAGTGGTAAAAAAAGGGAAGTATAATGTGAACAAAAAGGTAGCCATTCGTTTAGAGCAGCCAATTCGTTTACAACTAACCAAAGAGGAAAAAGATAGTGTAAGGCAAGTGTTACACGTTTCAAGGAAACGTCAGGAGGCTGTCCTATCGATTTTTATCGGTGAGGAACGAATATATGCAAAGGCAGTAACTGTTGAATCAGCGGATCGTTAA
- a CDS encoding pseudouridine synthase, with protein sequence MERLQKVIAYAGVASRRKAEQLILEGKVKVNGVVVRELGTKVSNSDTIEVEGVKLEKEDKVYYLLYKPRGTISAVTDDKGRKTVTDLFKHIPQRIFPVGRLDYDTSGLLLLTNDGEFSYMLTHPKFKIDKTYIARVKGVPTIEGLKKLQRGIKLEDGKTAPAMVSMTSFDEKAGKAICEITIHEGRNRQVRRMFEAIGTPVVKLKRERFAFLDLYGLAPGEYRELTKHEVKQLRVLAETGKIG encoded by the coding sequence ATGGAAAGATTACAAAAGGTCATTGCATATGCAGGTGTTGCATCGAGGCGTAAGGCGGAGCAATTGATTTTAGAAGGTAAAGTAAAGGTGAACGGCGTTGTAGTGCGTGAGCTAGGTACAAAGGTGTCCAACTCAGATACGATTGAAGTTGAGGGAGTAAAACTTGAAAAAGAGGATAAGGTTTATTACTTACTATATAAACCTCGCGGAACCATTTCAGCTGTAACGGATGATAAAGGACGCAAAACTGTCACAGATTTATTTAAGCATATTCCGCAACGTATTTTCCCAGTTGGGCGTCTTGATTATGATACATCTGGCTTATTATTGCTGACAAATGATGGGGAATTTTCCTATATGTTGACACACCCGAAATTTAAAATCGACAAAACTTATATTGCGCGTGTCAAAGGTGTTCCAACGATTGAAGGTTTAAAAAAGCTGCAACGAGGAATTAAGTTAGAGGATGGTAAAACGGCACCAGCGATGGTAAGTATGACCTCCTTTGACGAGAAAGCTGGTAAGGCGATTTGTGAAATTACCATTCATGAAGGGCGAAATCGTCAAGTGCGCCGCATGTTTGAGGCAATTGGTACACCTGTTGTCAAATTAAAACGTGAACGCTTTGCTTTTTTAGATTTATATGGTCTGGCACCTGGAGAGTATCGTGAATTGACAAAGCATGAAGTGAAGCAATTAAGAGTGTTAGCAGAGACAGGAAAAATAGGTTAA
- a CDS encoding thiol-disulfide oxidoreductase (catalyzes the reduction of the disulfide bonds in the heme binding site of apocytochrome c): MEKKKKRLVIRTIILAVLVFAIGYTVYGTATKEKVELVAIGSKAPDFTLVDLNGEKHKLSDYKGQGVFLNFWGTWCKPCEKEMPAMDRQYKSFKNQGVQTLAVNIAQTDFEVQNFVDRYDLTFPVVIDKTKSVMTAYNVGQLPATVLIDPDGKVAKIITGEMTEANIASYMELVKPNKE; encoded by the coding sequence TTGGAGAAAAAGAAAAAACGTCTCGTCATCCGTACCATTATTTTAGCAGTTTTGGTCTTTGCAATTGGGTACACTGTATATGGAACAGCGACAAAGGAGAAGGTAGAGTTAGTAGCAATAGGCTCTAAAGCACCTGACTTCACGTTAGTAGATTTAAACGGTGAGAAACATAAACTGTCTGATTATAAAGGGCAGGGGGTATTTTTGAACTTCTGGGGAACTTGGTGTAAGCCATGTGAAAAGGAAATGCCTGCAATGGACCGTCAGTATAAATCATTTAAAAACCAAGGTGTACAAACATTGGCTGTCAATATTGCACAAACAGATTTTGAAGTTCAGAATTTTGTCGATAGATACGACTTAACATTCCCAGTGGTTATTGACAAAACAAAAAGTGTTATGACTGCCTACAATGTTGGACAATTACCAGCAACGGTTCTTATTGATCCAGATGGTAAGGTAGCGAAAATTATTACGGGTGAAATGACGGAGGCAAATATTGCTTCGTACATGGAATTAGTGAAGCCGAATAAGGAGTAA
- a CDS encoding cytochrome C biogenesis protein, with amino-acid sequence MENIICACGHSNPYGTKLCEKCGRPLTEEGKQTKVVDMRYDGSAIRSKTYNKTFVDKIWNFFSSVKVGIALIIITLVAASIGTILPQEIYVNAPDAGKAEYYEKVYGWFGKLYNYLGLSDLYSTWWFQILVGMLAISIIVASLDRGIPLHKSLKNQRVKRHESFLKRQRIIAEGQVSNPEETLEKVQQKMTDLKYNVRRDGSALLAERGRFSRYGPYINHVGLIIFLTGVMIRLVPGFYVDESIWIREGETRAIPGMEGYFIKNNKFILETHDNKPQGEQVAQGVNVVAKNFQTDVTLYKQPKGSLPGDLDNLEKVRDYSIRVNHPLKEDGFALYQMNYRLNELKQMNFDLVNKVTGESLGKAEIDLTNPKKEYDLGNGSSVQILVYTPDFSGFENGEPQTKTSIPNNPAFLFKMKTPETPDGEVSFVEIMKPPLEPLGENKYRMKFASADTRNTANFTIRKDSTIPILFVGGIIFMIGVAIGSYWNHRRLWLQVEPDGKVIMAAHVNKNMFSMKKDLDAVSSFTDLPPYIDQLEKSEDVEKSTKSAITKKEGDNTL; translated from the coding sequence ATGGAAAATATCATTTGTGCTTGTGGTCATAGTAACCCATATGGCACGAAGCTCTGTGAAAAATGTGGTCGCCCTTTAACTGAGGAAGGTAAGCAAACAAAAGTTGTTGATATGCGCTATGATGGATCAGCGATTCGATCAAAAACATACAACAAGACATTTGTTGATAAAATTTGGAATTTCTTCTCGAGTGTAAAAGTAGGAATTGCCCTTATTATTATCACATTGGTCGCTGCGTCAATCGGAACAATTTTACCACAAGAAATATATGTAAACGCTCCAGATGCAGGTAAGGCCGAATACTATGAGAAAGTCTACGGCTGGTTTGGTAAACTTTATAATTATTTAGGATTATCTGATTTGTATAGCACTTGGTGGTTCCAAATTTTAGTTGGAATGCTCGCTATATCGATTATTGTTGCAAGTTTAGACCGTGGGATACCGTTGCATAAGTCTCTGAAAAATCAACGCGTTAAACGTCATGAAAGTTTTCTGAAGCGTCAACGCATTATAGCAGAGGGACAAGTTTCAAATCCTGAGGAAACACTCGAAAAAGTTCAGCAAAAAATGACTGACTTAAAATATAATGTTCGACGTGATGGAAGCGCACTTTTAGCAGAACGCGGCCGTTTTTCTCGATATGGCCCATACATAAACCATGTCGGCCTTATTATTTTTTTAACAGGCGTTATGATACGTTTAGTGCCTGGCTTCTATGTAGATGAGTCGATTTGGATTCGTGAAGGTGAGACAAGAGCTATACCAGGGATGGAAGGCTATTTTATTAAAAATAATAAATTTATTTTAGAAACCCATGACAATAAGCCACAGGGCGAGCAAGTGGCACAAGGTGTCAATGTAGTAGCGAAAAACTTCCAAACGGATGTCACATTATACAAACAACCTAAAGGCTCACTTCCAGGGGACTTGGATAATCTTGAAAAGGTGAGAGATTACTCGATTCGTGTGAACCATCCTTTAAAAGAAGATGGTTTTGCCTTATATCAAATGAATTACCGATTGAATGAATTGAAGCAGATGAATTTCGATTTGGTGAATAAAGTAACTGGTGAATCTCTTGGTAAAGCTGAAATTGATCTAACAAATCCTAAAAAGGAATATGATTTAGGAAATGGTTCTTCCGTACAGATTCTAGTTTATACACCAGATTTTTCTGGTTTTGAGAATGGTGAACCACAAACAAAAACTTCTATACCTAATAATCCAGCATTTTTATTTAAAATGAAAACACCTGAAACACCAGATGGAGAGGTAAGTTTTGTTGAAATTATGAAGCCGCCTCTTGAACCGCTTGGAGAAAATAAATATCGAATGAAATTTGCTAGTGCTGACACACGAAATACGGCAAACTTTACAATACGTAAAGATAGTACAATACCTATTCTATTTGTTGGTGGTATTATTTTCATGATTGGTGTAGCAATCGGTTCGTATTGGAATCACAGACGTTTATGGTTACAGGTAGAGCCAGATGGAAAAGTGATAATGGCTGCCCATGTTAATAAAAATATGTTCAGCATGAAAAAAGATTTAGATGCTGTTTCATCCTTTACTGATTTACCACCATATATAGATCAGCTAGAGAAGTCAGAAGATGTCGAGAAGTCGACAAAATCAGCCATTACTAAAAAGGAAGGTGACAACACCTTATGA
- the ccsB gene encoding c-type cytochrome biogenesis protein CcsB: protein MSLIDISGNLLFVAFIAYLVATLFFGGSIKQSNATGKNTDKWGKLAIAITIIGFLSQLGYFITRWIHTGHAPVSNMFEFTTAFGMFIVAAFILIYFIYRMTALGLVALPVALLIIAYAAMFPNEVSPLVPSLQSHWLTIHVITAALGQSILAISAVAGLIYLLKVVDVTKATKERFWLETVMFCLVLVVGFVIASSTFKAMDYESKYSYVDKEGTERQITYNMPPIFGMNEFKAIEEHGMSPIVEMPSLINAKKLTTVVWSLLVGSILYLLIRLIARRRISAIFQPFVKRVNLQLLDEIGYRSVLIGFPVFTLGALIFAMIWAQIAWSRFWGWDPKEVWALITWLFYAAFLHLRLSKGWEGRKSAWLALIGFAIILFNLVAVNLILAGLHSYASN, encoded by the coding sequence ATGAGTTTGATTGATATAAGCGGAAACCTATTGTTTGTGGCATTTATAGCTTATCTTGTAGCAACGTTATTCTTTGGTGGTTCAATAAAGCAATCGAATGCTACAGGCAAAAATACAGATAAATGGGGCAAGCTGGCTATTGCTATCACTATAATTGGTTTCCTTTCGCAGCTTGGGTATTTTATTACCCGTTGGATTCATACAGGGCATGCACCTGTTAGTAACATGTTTGAATTTACGACAGCTTTTGGTATGTTCATTGTTGCTGCATTTATTTTAATTTACTTTATTTACCGCATGACAGCATTAGGTTTAGTGGCACTACCTGTGGCACTTTTAATCATTGCCTATGCAGCGATGTTCCCGAACGAAGTAAGTCCATTAGTGCCATCTTTACAAAGTCATTGGCTAACAATTCATGTTATTACAGCGGCTTTGGGTCAATCGATTTTGGCCATAAGTGCGGTAGCTGGACTGATTTATTTATTAAAAGTAGTAGATGTTACGAAGGCCACTAAAGAACGCTTTTGGTTAGAAACAGTGATGTTCTGCTTAGTGTTAGTAGTTGGCTTTGTCATTGCTTCCTCTACGTTTAAGGCGATGGATTACGAATCTAAATACTCTTATGTTGATAAAGAAGGCACAGAGCGTCAAATAACTTATAATATGCCACCGATATTTGGAATGAATGAATTTAAAGCAATTGAAGAACATGGTATGTCGCCAATTGTAGAAATGCCTTCACTTATTAATGCGAAGAAATTAACAACGGTTGTTTGGTCATTATTAGTAGGATCAATTTTATACTTATTAATTCGTTTAATTGCACGACGACGTATTAGCGCAATATTCCAACCATTTGTGAAGCGTGTCAATTTACAATTACTAGATGAAATCGGCTACCGTTCCGTATTAATTGGTTTCCCAGTATTTACATTAGGTGCTTTAATTTTTGCGATGATTTGGGCACAAATCGCCTGGAGTCGTTTCTGGGGATGGGATCCAAAAGAGGTATGGGCACTTATCACATGGTTATTTTATGCAGCATTTTTACATTTACGCCTTTCAAAAGGTTGGGAAGGTAGAAAATCTGCTTGGTTAGCATTAATTGGCTTCGCCATTATCTTATTCAACTTAGTTGCTGTTAACTTAATTCTTGCAGGCTTACACTCATACGCATCAAATTAA